In Candidatus Baltobacteraceae bacterium, the genomic window CGTGAGACCGCTGCCGATCTGCACCGTGTTTTCGGTGAGCGAGTTACGCAGCGCTTGTACGTCCGAGTTCACCGCGAAAAAGTCGACGCCCGAAAGCCCCGCTTCGATCATGCGGTTTACCGCGTTACAACCGCCGCCACCGACGCCGACCACCTTGATCGTCGCCGCGTGATCGGGCATATAGCGCTTCGCGTCTGCCATGTTATTCGATGCCTCCAAAAGTGGAAGTTGTGTGCCTGTGTGCAGTAATTCGGACGGGTCGTTTAGTTCCATAGGTCGCTCAGCCATTTGCCGAGCTTGCTGAAGATCGATGGACTGCGTTTGATGTAGTCGTGATTCGCTATGCCGCCGGTTGGGCCGAAGAGCACGAGGCCGATCGCGGTCGCGTACTGCGGTTGTTTCATCGCATCGGTGAGGCCGGCGATCTGCGTCGGCGTGCCGATGCGTACCGGCAGGCCGAACGTTTCTTCGGCGAGCGGCTCGATACCAATCAAGTGCGCGCCGCCTCCGGTCAACACGACTTCGCCCAAAACGAGATCGCGCGGAACGTTTTCGATGATCTTGCTCTTGGCCATACGGAACGTCTCGACGACGCGCGGCAAGACGATCTGGCGCAGCTGGTTGCTCGATACTTCGCGCGTCGCGCGGCCGTCGAGCGTTTTAACGGCAAACATTTTTTCTTCGTCGCCGTCGCGCGTGCCGGCGCCGTACGCCCGCTTGATCTGCTCGGCTTCGCCAGTGGTCGTTTTGAGCCCGAGCGAGACGTCGTTGGTGAGGATGTTGCCGCCGACGGGAACCGTCGACGTGTAGATCGCTCCGCCGCCGGAATACACCGCGATATCGGTGGTGCCGCCGCCGATATCGAGCAACACGACGCCGACTTGCTTCTCTTCTTCGAGCAGCGTTGCGGCGGAACTCGCGAGCGGTTCGAACACCAAGCCCGCGGATTCGAGTCCGGCGCGGTGCACGCATTTGAGCACGTTCGTAATGAACGTGGTCCCGCCGGTGATGATGTGCGTATCTACTTCCAAACGCCCGCCGGCCATGCCGACGGGGTCTTCCACGCCGTCTTGACCGTCTACGGTAAAAAAGCGCGGCAGGGCGTGAATGATTTGCCGGTCGGCCGGCAGGTTGATGATCTTGCTCGCATCCACGACGCGTCGCACGTCGGCGATGCCGACCTCACGATCTTCACTCGCGACCGCGACGACCGCGCGATTGTTGGTGCTGCGGATATGCTCGCCGGTAACGGCCACGTATGCCTCGGCGATGTGTACGCCGGCCATGCGCTCGGCTTTTTCAACGGCCGCCTCGATCGACTTGATCGTCTCCTCGAGGTCGGTGACCACGCCCTTGCGCATGCCGAGGGAGGGAGCCTCGCCGTAGCCGATGATTTCGAGGCCGCTGGGGCCCTCGGCGGCGACGACCGCGCAGGTCTTCGTCGTTCCGATATCGAGGCCGGCTACGGTCTCGTGCTTCATCCGCGTACTTCCACCTAACACAACAGCAATGCCGGTTCTTTGATCCGAACCGCTTAAACCCCATATATTGTGCCTCGTTAGCCTAATCCCTACAATGTATAGCGGCTCCAGGCGAGGTTCGTGAGGAGGTTAGCGGGTCCTCAAGACGTTCCTTGCGAGCATCCTGTCGATAACTGGGCCCGGCCTTAAACCTTCTGGCCCATACGGCCGAAAGAACTGTTGATATGGATGCCAAACGCACGAGTCTTGAACGCGGGCTGACCTACGCATTTGCACTGGTCCTCCTCGTCGTCATCGCCATGGTCCCCGTCGCAATCTACGCGATGATGGGTATTACCGCGCAGGCCCAGGTTCTGCACGATACCATCATCCGCGGCGAGCTCGCCTACGTGAAGGTGGCCTCCGACGCGGACACCCTGCGAGCGGCCTCGATCGAGGCCGCAACCAACGCCGACCCGCTCAAAGCGGCCGCGGCGATGTCCTCGGCCAAGGCGATGCTCGCGCAGTTTCCCGAGGACGCGCGCAAGATGGAGGACTTGACCGGCAAAGATCCTTCGGTTGCGGCGCTGGTTAAGGCGTTCAAGAACAGCGCTTCGGTCTACGATTTCCAGGCGCTCTCCGGAGTGAGCCTGCTCGCGAGCGGCAAGAAAGCCGACGCGCTCAAACAGATCGAGGGCGCGAGTTCGGTTGCCTACGCGCAACAAAGTAAAGACGGCCAAGCTCTGCTCGACGGCTTAAAAACGGCTTCCGACACCGGTTTCGCGGCGCTGCTGCAGGCGCGTAACTTCGCGCTCACTCTGCAAATCGCGGGCGCGATTGCGGCCTTCTTGATCGCGGTCTTCGCGATGAGCTGGTTCCGGCGTGCGATGCTGCGCGGCGTCGGGCGAGTCGTCGACACGTTCGAAGCGATGGGCAGCGGGGACCTCACGGCCCGCGTCGGCTGGCGCGGAAAAGATTTGCTCGGCCGGCTCGGTCAGGGCGTCGACGCGCTCGGGGAACGGCTCGCGACCGTGATCGCGACGATCCAGCACTCCGCGGTCACCGTGCAGGAAGCGAGTTTTCGCTCGAGCCAAACCGCCATCGAAGTCAACGCACGCGTCACCGAAGAGATCGCCGCGCTTGCAAAAGCGCTCGAATTCTCCACCGACGTCGCCGGCTCGGCCGGAACCGTCGCCGAAAACGCGGAGCAAGTCGCGCGCCGCGTGACCGACATTTCGAGCGCCGTCGCCGAGATGGCCGCGTCGATCCAAGAGATGGATCAGAACCTTCTCAACCTCGCGACGACCGTGGAACAAGCCGTTGCGAACACGCAAGAAATGTCGGCCTCGATCGTGCAAGTCGCCGGCAACGCCGAGCGCGTGCGCGCCGAATCGACCAACACCGACAAACAAGTACGCGACGGACGCAACGAAGTCGCCGCGCTTTCGCTCGGTATGTCGTCGATCAGCGATACCGTTGCCGACGTCGTTACCGAAATGCAGAGTTTGGATCAAGCCTCGCGCCAAATCGGCGAGATTCTCGGCCTGATCGAGGAGATCGCCGACCAAACCAATCTGCTCGCGCTTAACGCCGCCATCGAAGCGGCGCGCGCCGGCGAACACGGCCGTGGCTTTGCGGTCGTTGCCGACGAAGTTCGCAAGCTTGCCGAGAACTCGGCCAGCTCGACCAAACAGATCGGAGCGCTCGTCGCCGATATTCAACGCCGCACCGGCGCCGTGCTCGAACGCAGCGCCAAGGCCAACGGCCTGGTGCAGAACAACGCTCTCTCGGCGAAGTCCGTCACGCAGATGATCGAAGGTATCAGCACGCGGGTTACCGAGATGGCGCAGCTCGTAAGCGAGATCAGCATCGCGACTACGGAGCAGGCGCGAGCTTCGGAAGAACTCGCGAAAGCGAGCGAGCAGATGGGCGCGATGACGCACGAAGCGGCGGCCACCATGCGCGAGCAGGCCATCACTTCGAACCAAATTCTCGAGAGCGTCTCGGAGATCGAGTCGCGAACGGGCGAAGTGGCCCGCGCGAGCCAAGAGCAGCAAGCAGCCATCGAAGCGCTTGGCGGCACCATCCACCACAGCTCGGAGCTAGGCCGTGAGAACTCTTTGGCCGTCACCGACGTTGCAGGACAGACGGCAGACGTGCTGGCACAGGCATCGACCCTCCAGGAGCTGGTCGCCCAGTTCCAGGTCGGCACCAACGGCCATGCGCCCGCTCTCAACGGAAAAAAATCCGCACCGGCCCTAGAAGACCCAGGGGCTCTTGCGCTATCATCGTAGGCTAGAACAGGACACCGCGAGTGTCGGGTATTAGCTTTTATCCCCGGGCTACTTCATCCAACGGAGATCACAGTGCGTAAAACGATTGCCTCCCTCGCTCTTCTCGCGGCGCTCGCCGCTCCCGTGACGGCCCTGGCCGCCTCGATCGACGCCTCGCTGATTCCTGACGGTACGTACACCGTTAAGGTCGAGCGGGTCGTCGATAGCAAACACATGCAGGTCGCGATGGATAACGGAGCCGAGACCGTGCTCTCAGCCACGCGCGCCTCGGTCGACTTCAGCTCGCTCAAGCCCTCCGACAAAGTGATGCTCTCACTCGGTAAGGGCCAGGTTCTCGTCTACAAAAAGCTCGGCTAGCGAAAACGTGCCGGCGATAAGACAACGAGGGACGCATTTGCGTCCCTCGTTGTCTTAATCTCCATCTATTTGGTTTCGCAGGATTCGGATCGTATCTCCGACGGCAACTCCGGCTTCGAGAACGGATAGACCGTTTGATAGTCATACCCGGGCCGAGACGGAACGTATCGGGCGTTGAAAAGCCTGTGCACGCCTTCGCCGGCGCCGGCAGCTAATTGA contains:
- the ftsA gene encoding cell division protein FtsA, which encodes MKHETVAGLDIGTTKTCAVVAAEGPSGLEIIGYGEAPSLGMRKGVVTDLEETIKSIEAAVEKAERMAGVHIAEAYVAVTGEHIRSTNNRAVVAVASEDREVGIADVRRVVDASKIINLPADRQIIHALPRFFTVDGQDGVEDPVGMAGGRLEVDTHIITGGTTFITNVLKCVHRAGLESAGLVFEPLASSAATLLEEEKQVGVVLLDIGGGTTDIAVYSGGGAIYTSTVPVGGNILTNDVSLGLKTTTGEAEQIKRAYGAGTRDGDEEKMFAVKTLDGRATREVSSNQLRQIVLPRVVETFRMAKSKIIENVPRDLVLGEVVLTGGGAHLIGIEPLAEETFGLPVRIGTPTQIAGLTDAMKQPQYATAIGLVLFGPTGGIANHDYIKRSPSIFSKLGKWLSDLWN
- a CDS encoding HAMP domain-containing methyl-accepting chemotaxis protein, with the protein product MDAKRTSLERGLTYAFALVLLVVIAMVPVAIYAMMGITAQAQVLHDTIIRGELAYVKVASDADTLRAASIEAATNADPLKAAAAMSSAKAMLAQFPEDARKMEDLTGKDPSVAALVKAFKNSASVYDFQALSGVSLLASGKKADALKQIEGASSVAYAQQSKDGQALLDGLKTASDTGFAALLQARNFALTLQIAGAIAAFLIAVFAMSWFRRAMLRGVGRVVDTFEAMGSGDLTARVGWRGKDLLGRLGQGVDALGERLATVIATIQHSAVTVQEASFRSSQTAIEVNARVTEEIAALAKALEFSTDVAGSAGTVAENAEQVARRVTDISSAVAEMAASIQEMDQNLLNLATTVEQAVANTQEMSASIVQVAGNAERVRAESTNTDKQVRDGRNEVAALSLGMSSISDTVADVVTEMQSLDQASRQIGEILGLIEEIADQTNLLALNAAIEAARAGEHGRGFAVVADEVRKLAENSASSTKQIGALVADIQRRTGAVLERSAKANGLVQNNALSAKSVTQMIEGISTRVTEMAQLVSEISIATTEQARASEELAKASEQMGAMTHEAAATMREQAITSNQILESVSEIESRTGEVARASQEQQAAIEALGGTIHHSSELGRENSLAVTDVAGQTADVLAQASTLQELVAQFQVGTNGHAPALNGKKSAPALEDPGALALSS